The following proteins come from a genomic window of Spongiibacter tropicus DSM 19543:
- a CDS encoding cobaltochelatase subunit CobN has translation MTRLSVFCPQLRLWLFLTLLLTLLLSLLAGPARASDTPELLVLVSQRNAETIAEAVSRFHQRHPGYRITARSDSQLWELPPTEIDALIQRADLVVGMGLFGASVNVLEPSLKRASAPVLIMNSDHRLIRLSQLNRQPVFDSAEQLQDIAGTQPSKDFDTTLDELAARYPRQAPWIAARRYWQAGGIDNTRELFVWAFEQLGEKLHAAPPRPQPRLRWQYADKTYTRLPEIASDKPLLVVLDHAGGDRPADSALLDQLCQQALTEQQLHCLSGLAYWGQAGVEAVQALRPLKTQLAAVVMLQDFVMGGGEGRETVTDTLRQLNVPVIKAIKSRDRSTLERQLSSDGLADDKVYYQVAMPELQGASQPLVIAAAGEAQADPLSGIRIQAIQPVPDGIAAVINRAANWQRLQHKNNADKRVALIYYNHPPGRHNIGADNLDVPASLWRILQRLKAEGYNTGTLPGSPEALLNQMQKKGINLPNDAGALAAMSDDVLHMSSSRYQQWFATLPDSIQREMVDGPFGLLHSQLNAAVNADQPELARDALAHTVEEMRHLLEGVNHPARDRALALLEQLESCYQQTLNAEANCWQEAETLITALRKTGIEGLGGWGPAPGRVMTHQGELLLPGLRFGNIFIGPQPPRGWEINEELLHANLAFPPPHQYLAFYHYLRDDFQADALVHLGRHSTYEFLPRRSVGLAEDDYSRLIAGDLPGIYPYIVDGVGEGIQAKRRGLAVMVDHLTPPLAHTPLYDELLKLRQLVESFEALHGGDNQALSDRLMAQIRDKLTALELKDELAEAMSAELAVMGISFEQVDDDMLVHEVGHYLTSLQERFMPLGLHVFGSPWSDDALSMMLSSMAPDSQQQRRDWQALLAGSPDAEMQALLAGLNGEFIAPGPGNDPIRSPDALPTGRNFYALDNSLIPSPAAWELGREMAASARANNPQNQDKREALILWASDVVRDEGVMIAFGLDMLGLQPVWNSRGLVTGLERRALTEGEVRRDTVFTTSGLFRDLYSRQMRLLNRATLMALEASANTIVRDYPALTLSLQNALEPLQREDPRAFYGSENLQQNQLAAHWVKDARALLTQGRSDSDAGQLASLRVFGDAPGSYGAGVNRLVERSGAWQQRSELADIYLRRLGHSYGANGFGRPVEAQFRQVLSQVENTYMGRSSNLYGLIDNNDAFDYLGGLSLAVETLTGSAPNNYVLHHADPNDIHAEPLSTALRSELRGRFLNPAWLQALMEHGYAGARTMGSEFLEYLWGWQVTNPTLVGDWAWEEVKDVYVDDRYQLGLDDFLEQGHNVHVKSNMLAIMLVTIQKGFWQADAATTESLAQSFAQLVAENGLPGSGHTAPDHPMLPWLENKLSAEQWQALKAVIDSARRETDKAQTLTRITELSETPDRDTRAEQAQRSGQQSETAEQANPDRQWQWWLAAILLLTLSAGFYRAVHQSHGKQGDPS, from the coding sequence ATGACGCGACTTTCTGTATTCTGCCCGCAGCTACGACTGTGGCTGTTCCTGACATTGCTGCTTACATTGCTGCTTAGCCTGCTGGCAGGCCCGGCGCGGGCCAGCGACACGCCGGAGCTCTTGGTATTAGTTTCCCAGCGCAATGCCGAGACCATCGCCGAAGCGGTGAGTCGCTTCCATCAGCGACACCCCGGCTACCGGATTACCGCCCGCAGCGACAGCCAACTTTGGGAATTACCCCCAACCGAGATCGATGCGCTGATCCAGCGCGCCGACCTGGTAGTGGGCATGGGCCTGTTCGGCGCCAGCGTCAACGTCCTTGAGCCGTCACTGAAGCGGGCCTCCGCGCCAGTGCTGATAATGAACAGCGATCACCGGCTGATTCGCCTCAGCCAGCTCAATCGCCAGCCGGTATTCGACAGCGCCGAGCAATTGCAGGACATTGCCGGCACCCAGCCCAGCAAGGATTTTGATACCACCCTGGATGAGCTCGCCGCCCGCTACCCTCGACAAGCGCCGTGGATCGCTGCCCGCCGATACTGGCAGGCCGGTGGCATCGACAATACCCGCGAGCTGTTTGTCTGGGCGTTTGAACAATTGGGGGAAAAACTCCACGCCGCTCCACCCCGCCCCCAGCCCAGACTGCGCTGGCAATATGCCGACAAGACCTATACCCGGCTCCCCGAGATCGCCAGCGATAAACCCCTGCTGGTAGTGCTTGACCATGCAGGCGGCGATCGCCCGGCCGACAGCGCCCTGCTCGACCAGCTCTGCCAGCAGGCACTGACTGAGCAGCAACTGCATTGCCTGAGCGGGCTGGCCTACTGGGGGCAGGCCGGTGTTGAAGCTGTACAGGCGTTGCGGCCACTGAAAACGCAGCTTGCCGCCGTGGTTATGCTGCAGGACTTTGTGATGGGTGGCGGCGAAGGCCGGGAGACCGTTACCGACACCCTGCGCCAGCTCAATGTGCCGGTCATCAAGGCGATCAAATCCCGTGACCGCAGCACACTGGAACGCCAGCTTTCCTCCGACGGCCTCGCCGACGACAAGGTCTACTATCAGGTCGCCATGCCGGAATTACAGGGTGCCAGCCAGCCACTGGTGATTGCCGCTGCCGGGGAGGCGCAGGCCGACCCGCTCAGTGGCATTCGCATTCAGGCCATACAGCCCGTGCCCGACGGCATTGCAGCCGTGATCAATCGCGCCGCCAACTGGCAGCGGCTACAACACAAAAACAATGCCGACAAACGCGTCGCACTGATCTACTACAACCACCCGCCGGGGCGGCACAATATCGGCGCCGACAACCTCGATGTGCCCGCCTCGCTGTGGCGCATACTCCAGCGCCTCAAGGCGGAGGGCTATAACACCGGCACCCTGCCGGGCAGCCCCGAGGCACTGCTCAACCAGATGCAGAAAAAGGGCATTAATCTGCCCAACGACGCCGGGGCACTGGCGGCCATGAGCGACGATGTGCTGCACATGTCCAGCTCGCGCTATCAACAGTGGTTTGCCACCCTGCCCGACAGCATCCAGCGGGAAATGGTCGACGGCCCCTTTGGCCTTCTCCACAGCCAGCTCAACGCGGCGGTAAATGCCGACCAACCCGAACTAGCGCGCGACGCACTCGCCCACACCGTCGAAGAAATGCGCCACCTGCTGGAGGGCGTTAACCACCCCGCCCGCGACCGCGCGCTGGCGCTGCTGGAACAATTGGAAAGCTGTTATCAGCAAACCCTCAACGCTGAGGCCAACTGCTGGCAGGAAGCCGAGACGCTGATTACCGCACTGCGCAAAACCGGCATTGAAGGACTGGGCGGCTGGGGCCCCGCCCCCGGCAGGGTCATGACCCATCAAGGCGAGTTGCTGCTACCGGGACTGCGCTTCGGCAACATTTTCATCGGTCCACAGCCTCCGCGTGGCTGGGAAATTAACGAGGAGCTGCTGCACGCCAACCTGGCCTTTCCGCCACCGCACCAGTACCTGGCCTTCTACCACTACCTGCGCGATGACTTTCAGGCCGATGCGCTGGTCCATCTCGGTCGTCATTCAACCTATGAGTTTCTACCGCGGCGCTCGGTGGGCCTTGCCGAGGACGACTATTCGCGCCTCATCGCCGGAGACCTTCCCGGTATCTATCCCTATATCGTCGACGGCGTGGGCGAGGGCATTCAGGCCAAACGTCGCGGTCTGGCGGTGATGGTTGACCACCTGACCCCGCCACTGGCCCATACGCCGCTGTACGACGAGCTGCTGAAGTTGCGACAACTGGTGGAGAGTTTCGAAGCGTTGCACGGCGGTGACAATCAGGCACTGAGCGATCGCCTGATGGCCCAGATACGCGACAAGCTCACTGCGCTGGAGTTGAAAGACGAACTGGCCGAAGCCATGTCCGCCGAACTGGCGGTGATGGGCATCAGCTTTGAGCAGGTGGACGACGATATGCTGGTTCACGAAGTCGGCCACTACCTGACCAGCCTTCAAGAGCGCTTTATGCCGCTGGGCCTGCACGTGTTCGGCTCGCCGTGGAGCGACGACGCCCTGAGCATGATGCTGAGCTCCATGGCTCCGGACTCTCAACAGCAGCGCCGCGACTGGCAGGCCTTGCTGGCGGGCTCCCCGGACGCAGAAATGCAGGCCCTGCTGGCCGGGCTCAACGGTGAGTTTATCGCTCCCGGCCCAGGTAACGATCCGATTCGCAGCCCCGATGCGCTGCCCACCGGGCGCAATTTCTACGCACTGGACAACAGCCTGATCCCCAGCCCCGCCGCCTGGGAATTGGGCCGCGAAATGGCCGCCAGTGCCCGCGCCAATAATCCGCAGAATCAGGACAAACGCGAAGCGCTGATTCTCTGGGCCTCCGATGTGGTTCGCGACGAAGGCGTGATGATCGCCTTCGGGCTGGACATGCTCGGTCTGCAACCCGTGTGGAACAGCCGTGGTCTGGTCACCGGACTGGAGCGCCGCGCGCTGACGGAGGGCGAGGTGCGTCGCGATACCGTCTTCACCACCTCTGGCCTGTTTCGCGACCTGTACAGCCGTCAGATGCGCCTGCTGAATCGCGCCACACTGATGGCCCTGGAAGCCAGTGCCAATACCATTGTTCGCGACTACCCGGCGCTGACGCTGTCGCTGCAAAACGCCCTTGAGCCCCTGCAACGGGAAGATCCCCGCGCCTTTTACGGCAGTGAAAATCTGCAACAGAATCAGCTCGCCGCCCACTGGGTGAAGGATGCCCGAGCACTGCTCACACAGGGGCGCAGCGACAGCGACGCCGGGCAGCTTGCCAGCCTGCGGGTATTTGGCGATGCCCCCGGCAGCTATGGCGCCGGGGTCAACCGACTGGTAGAGCGCTCCGGCGCCTGGCAGCAGCGCAGCGAGCTGGCGGATATTTACCTGCGCCGCCTCGGCCACAGTTACGGTGCCAACGGCTTTGGCCGCCCGGTTGAGGCGCAATTCCGACAGGTTCTCAGTCAGGTCGAAAATACCTACATGGGACGCTCCAGCAATCTCTATGGCCTGATCGATAATAACGATGCCTTCGACTATCTCGGCGGCCTGAGTCTGGCGGTGGAAACCCTTACCGGCAGCGCACCGAATAACTATGTGCTGCATCACGCCGACCCCAACGATATTCACGCCGAACCGCTGAGCACCGCACTGCGCAGCGAGCTGCGCGGCCGCTTCCTCAATCCGGCCTGGCTGCAGGCACTGATGGAACACGGCTACGCCGGGGCGCGCACCATGGGCAGCGAGTTTCTGGAATACCTCTGGGGCTGGCAGGTGACCAACCCCACCCTGGTCGGCGACTGGGCCTGGGAAGAGGTGAAGGATGTGTACGTCGACGACCGCTACCAACTCGGGCTGGACGACTTTCTGGAGCAGGGCCACAACGTGCATGTGAAGAGCAATATGCTGGCCATTATGCTGGTCACCATCCAGAAAGGCTTCTGGCAGGCCGATGCGGCCACCACGGAATCGCTGGCGCAAAGCTTCGCGCAACTGGTCGCGGAAAATGGCCTGCCGGGCAGCGGTCACACCGCCCCCGACCACCCCATGTTGCCCTGGCTGGAGAACAAGCTGAGCGCTGAGCAGTGGCAGGCTTTGAAAGCCGTCATCGACAGCGCCCGACGTGAGACCGACAAGGCGCAAACCCTCACTCGCATCACCGAACTCAGCGAAACGCCCGACCGCGACACCCGTGCCGAACAAGCGCAACGCTCCGGCCAGCAAAGCGAGACCGCCGAGCAGGCGAACCCTGACCGGCAGTGGCAGTGGTGGCTGGCCGCCATACTGCTGCTGACGCTGAGTGCCGGCTTCTATCGGGCAGTACATCAATCGCATGGCAAGCAAGGAGACCCGTCATGA
- the urtA gene encoding urea ABC transporter substrate-binding protein: MKFKKILSACALSVGIGLSQAAAAADTIKVGVLHSLSGTMAISETTLKDTVLMMIEQQNKKGGLLGKKLEAVVVDPASNWPLFAEKARELITKEGVDVIFGCWTSVSRKSVLPVIEELNGLMFYPVQYEGEESSKNVFYTGAAPNQQAIPAVDYLANELGVKRWVLAGTDYVYPRTTNKILEAYLKSKGVKSEDIMINYTPFGHSDWQSIVSDIKAFGSKGKKTAVVSTINGDANVPFYKELGNQGVSSEDIPVIAFSVGEEELSGFDTSPLVGHLAAWNYFQSVENDANYDFIDNWHAFIGDKKRVTNDPMEATYIGFNMWAKAVTKAGTTNVDKVEQAMIGMTAPNLTGGTAVMNKNHHLSKPVLIGEIQENGQFEVVWETDGLVAGDAWSDYLPGSKDLIADWTPPLKCGNYNTKTKQCTGQSQ; this comes from the coding sequence ATGAAATTTAAAAAGATTCTTTCCGCCTGCGCACTGAGTGTAGGCATCGGCCTCAGCCAGGCCGCCGCTGCCGCCGACACGATCAAGGTCGGTGTTCTTCACTCGCTCTCCGGCACCATGGCAATAAGCGAAACCACGCTGAAAGACACCGTACTGATGATGATTGAACAGCAAAACAAAAAGGGCGGCCTGCTCGGTAAAAAACTGGAAGCGGTGGTCGTCGACCCGGCCTCCAACTGGCCGCTGTTTGCGGAGAAAGCCCGCGAGCTGATCACCAAAGAAGGCGTTGACGTCATCTTCGGCTGCTGGACATCAGTCTCGCGCAAATCGGTACTGCCGGTCATCGAAGAACTCAATGGACTGATGTTTTACCCGGTGCAATACGAGGGTGAAGAATCCTCCAAAAATGTCTTCTACACCGGCGCGGCGCCCAACCAGCAGGCGATTCCTGCAGTGGACTATCTGGCCAATGAGCTGGGTGTGAAACGCTGGGTACTGGCGGGCACCGACTATGTGTATCCGCGTACCACCAACAAAATCCTCGAGGCGTACCTGAAGTCCAAGGGCGTGAAGTCGGAAGACATCATGATCAACTACACCCCGTTCGGACACTCTGACTGGCAGAGCATCGTGTCAGATATCAAAGCCTTCGGCAGCAAGGGCAAGAAGACGGCCGTGGTCTCCACCATCAATGGTGACGCCAATGTCCCGTTCTACAAAGAGCTGGGTAACCAGGGCGTCTCGTCTGAGGATATTCCGGTCATCGCCTTCTCGGTTGGCGAAGAGGAATTGTCCGGCTTCGACACCAGCCCACTGGTCGGCCACCTCGCCGCCTGGAACTACTTCCAAAGCGTTGAGAACGATGCCAACTACGACTTCATCGACAACTGGCATGCCTTTATCGGCGACAAAAAACGCGTGACCAATGACCCCATGGAGGCCACCTATATCGGCTTCAATATGTGGGCCAAGGCCGTTACCAAAGCGGGCACCACCAATGTCGACAAGGTCGAACAGGCGATGATCGGCATGACCGCGCCCAACCTGACCGGCGGCACCGCGGTGATGAACAAAAACCACCACCTGTCCAAGCCGGTACTGATCGGCGAGATACAGGAAAACGGCCAGTTTGAGGTGGTTTGGGAAACCGACGGTCTGGTTGCCGGCGATGCCTGGTCTGACTACCTCCCCGGCTCTAAAGATCTGATTGCCGACTGGACGCCACCACTGAAGTGCGGCAACTACAACACGAAAACCAAGCAGTGCACCGGGCAGAGTCAATAA
- the urtC gene encoding urea ABC transporter permease subunit UrtC, with amino-acid sequence MKLTQGRQLLAQGRPAHFLFAALWLLTLWSVFANAVFPADSALHVSTYSITLLGKYLCYATLALSVDLIWGYCGILSLGHGAFFALGGYGMGMYLMRQIGDRGVYGNPELPDFMVFLNWDSLPWYWLGFDHFGFAMLMALLIPGVLAFVFGWLAFRSRVAGVYLSIMTQALTYALMLAFFRNEMGFGGNNGLTDFKDLLGADLQSDTTRGWLLLASITLLTLGYLACRYIVNSKFGRIIVSIRDQEARGRFLGYRTEHYKVWLFVFSAALAASAGALYVPQVGIINPGEFAPLNSIEIVVWVAVGGRGTLYGAIIGALLVNYAKSRFTAWMPDAWLFALGALFVAVTVFLPQGLTGLLSRKLSRGDNGDSDSSAAPANGGHA; translated from the coding sequence ATGAAGCTGACTCAAGGACGTCAACTGCTGGCGCAGGGCCGCCCCGCGCACTTTCTGTTCGCCGCGCTGTGGCTGCTGACCCTGTGGTCGGTCTTTGCCAACGCGGTATTCCCCGCCGACTCGGCCCTGCACGTGAGCACCTACAGCATTACGCTGCTGGGCAAATACCTCTGCTACGCCACGCTGGCGCTGTCGGTCGATTTGATCTGGGGCTACTGCGGCATTCTCAGCCTCGGGCACGGCGCTTTTTTTGCCCTTGGCGGCTACGGCATGGGCATGTACCTGATGCGCCAGATCGGCGATCGCGGTGTATACGGCAACCCCGAACTGCCCGACTTTATGGTCTTCCTGAACTGGGACAGCCTGCCCTGGTACTGGCTGGGCTTCGATCACTTCGGCTTCGCCATGCTGATGGCATTGCTGATACCGGGCGTGCTGGCTTTCGTATTCGGCTGGCTGGCCTTCCGCTCGCGGGTCGCCGGGGTCTATCTGTCGATCATGACCCAGGCGCTGACCTACGCCCTGATGCTCGCCTTCTTCCGCAATGAAATGGGCTTTGGCGGCAACAATGGCCTCACCGACTTTAAAGACCTTCTCGGCGCGGACCTGCAATCGGATACCACCCGAGGCTGGTTATTGCTCGCCTCCATCACACTGCTCACGCTGGGCTACCTGGCCTGTCGCTACATCGTGAACAGTAAATTCGGCCGCATCATCGTGTCGATCCGTGACCAGGAAGCCAGAGGCCGCTTTCTCGGCTACCGCACCGAGCACTACAAGGTCTGGCTGTTTGTCTTTTCAGCGGCCCTCGCGGCCTCGGCCGGCGCACTGTATGTGCCGCAGGTGGGCATTATCAATCCGGGCGAATTCGCTCCGCTGAACAGCATCGAAATCGTGGTCTGGGTCGCGGTCGGCGGCCGAGGCACGCTGTACGGCGCCATTATTGGTGCCCTGCTGGTGAACTACGCCAAAAGCCGCTTTACCGCGTGGATGCCAGACGCCTGGCTGTTTGCCCTCGGCGCGCTGTTTGTCGCGGTCACGGTATTCCTGCCTCAGGGCCTGACAGGCTTATTGAGCCGCAAGCTGTCTAGAGGGGATAACGGTGACAGTGACAGCAGCGCGGCACCCGCCAATGGAGGTCACGCATGA
- a CDS encoding MotA/TolQ/ExbB proton channel family protein: MIHGLTQGLLHELVGGLLYPVIAALGIALLLTVWETGMAIAECSLTLRRLQRQSLASFEDYANRRLERVDLLARSGPVLGLMGTLIPLGPGLSALNSGNIDILATALTVAFDTTVLGLLVGLVAYILGRLRRRWYEATWQTLQGGSHD; this comes from the coding sequence ATGATTCACGGCTTAACGCAGGGCCTGTTGCACGAACTGGTGGGTGGGCTGCTTTACCCGGTGATTGCCGCCCTCGGCATCGCGCTGCTGCTGACCGTTTGGGAAACGGGCATGGCGATAGCGGAATGCAGCCTGACACTGCGGCGGCTTCAACGCCAGTCGCTGGCAAGCTTTGAGGACTACGCCAACCGTCGACTGGAACGGGTCGACCTGTTGGCCCGCAGTGGCCCGGTGCTGGGCCTGATGGGCACGCTGATCCCGCTCGGCCCCGGCCTGTCAGCGCTGAATTCCGGCAATATCGATATTCTCGCGACCGCGCTGACCGTTGCCTTCGACACGACCGTGCTGGGACTGCTGGTCGGTCTCGTCGCCTATATTCTCGGCCGCCTGCGCCGCCGCTGGTACGAGGCCACCTGGCAAACACTGCAGGGAGGCAGCCATGACTGA
- the urtB gene encoding urea ABC transporter permease subunit UrtB: MQSFLTQILGALLILVVTGISTAFADDSDAPPESLASLAAPLAGASFNEIDAIVLKLEAEAGEAALPLLNALVDGELYYRRDDQRLLRVDAAPERQYQLYDFFDNSDLGIAGRRDVSKVKTHNRLRSSIRQVIARLTLSSRDPARRMAAVTAMFGELDSDGHQALVVARQQEADRRIQEKMDIALSLYALKHGDITQRMSAAKALSGRLESEVRNALKAAIASTDAESEPALLAALQKASRHSTARVERYELLNTLFFGLSLGSVFLLAAAGLAITFGVMGVINMAHGELIMLGAYSTYVVQQLMPNHIGLSILISIPVAFIVAGSVGILIERGVIQFLKGRPLETLLATFGISLILQQAVRSIFSPLNRQVFTPEWLSGSLQINPVLSLTYNRLYILLFALLVFAMLLLIMKKTSLGLRVRAVSQNRDMAKAIGIRTEWVDAMTFGLGSGIAGVGGVALSLITNVGPNLGQAYIIDSFMVVVFGGAGNLWGTLVGSFGLGLTNKFLEPVTGAVLANILVLIFIILFIQKRPRGLFPQKGRAAE, translated from the coding sequence GTGCAAAGCTTCCTCACACAAATACTCGGCGCGCTGCTGATACTGGTAGTCACCGGCATCAGCACGGCCTTCGCCGACGACAGCGACGCGCCGCCCGAGTCGCTGGCTAGCTTGGCCGCACCACTGGCAGGCGCCTCCTTCAACGAGATTGATGCCATCGTGCTGAAACTGGAGGCCGAGGCCGGTGAAGCGGCACTGCCGCTACTGAATGCCCTGGTAGATGGCGAGCTGTATTACCGTCGCGACGACCAGCGTCTGTTGCGTGTGGACGCAGCGCCCGAGCGCCAGTATCAACTCTATGATTTCTTCGACAACAGCGATCTCGGCATCGCCGGTCGCCGTGATGTCAGCAAGGTAAAAACCCACAATCGTCTGCGCAGCAGCATCCGCCAGGTCATCGCCCGGCTGACCTTGTCCAGCCGCGATCCCGCGCGCCGGATGGCAGCGGTGACAGCGATGTTTGGCGAGCTGGACAGCGACGGCCATCAGGCCCTTGTTGTCGCCAGACAGCAGGAGGCCGATCGCCGTATTCAGGAAAAAATGGATATCGCGCTGAGTCTTTACGCATTAAAGCACGGCGATATCACACAGCGCATGAGCGCCGCAAAAGCCCTTAGCGGACGGCTGGAAAGCGAGGTCCGCAATGCCCTGAAGGCGGCGATTGCCAGCACCGACGCCGAGAGTGAACCGGCGCTGCTGGCCGCCCTGCAAAAAGCCAGCCGTCACTCCACCGCCCGCGTCGAACGCTACGAGCTACTCAACACCCTATTCTTCGGGCTCAGCCTGGGGTCGGTATTTCTGCTCGCGGCCGCGGGGCTTGCCATCACCTTCGGCGTGATGGGCGTGATCAACATGGCCCACGGCGAGCTGATCATGCTCGGCGCGTACAGCACCTATGTGGTTCAACAACTGATGCCCAATCATATCGGGCTGTCGATCCTCATATCGATTCCCGTCGCCTTCATTGTGGCGGGCAGCGTCGGCATTCTCATTGAGCGCGGTGTCATTCAATTTCTCAAGGGCCGTCCGCTGGAAACCCTGTTGGCCACCTTCGGTATCAGCCTGATTCTGCAGCAAGCCGTACGCAGTATTTTTTCACCGCTCAATCGCCAGGTGTTTACTCCCGAGTGGCTGAGCGGTTCATTGCAAATCAACCCGGTACTCTCCCTCACGTATAACCGCCTCTACATCCTGCTGTTTGCCCTGCTGGTCTTCGCCATGCTGCTGCTGATCATGAAGAAGACCTCGCTGGGACTGCGGGTGCGTGCCGTGTCGCAGAACCGCGACATGGCCAAGGCGATCGGCATTCGCACCGAGTGGGTCGATGCCATGACCTTCGGCCTCGGTTCGGGCATTGCCGGTGTCGGCGGCGTGGCGCTGAGCCTGATTACCAATGTCGGCCCCAATCTCGGCCAGGCCTACATCATCGACTCGTTCATGGTGGTGGTATTCGGTGGCGCCGGGAACCTCTGGGGAACACTGGTCGGTAGCTTTGGGCTGGGGCTGACCAATAAATTCCTCGAGCCCGTCACCGGGGCGGTACTGGCCAATATTCTGGTATTGATCTTCATCATCCTGTTTATCCAGAAACGACCCCGTGGTCTGTTCCCGCAGAAAGGGAGGGCAGCAGAATGA
- a CDS encoding gamma-glutamylcyclotransferase family protein: MSTDQALLPVAVYGTLRQGQSNHHLLHGKTPLEQGWLEGFQLFDFGSHPAAVRGKSRLYVEIYSVSADELRRLDALEDYNPNRPARSLYLRETISSPSGAPCWIYLYNRPLHHRPIIASGRWQGPTTLR; the protein is encoded by the coding sequence ATGAGCACAGACCAAGCACTGTTACCCGTTGCCGTGTATGGCACCCTCAGGCAAGGCCAGTCGAACCATCACCTGTTGCACGGCAAGACGCCGCTGGAACAGGGCTGGCTGGAAGGCTTTCAGTTGTTTGACTTCGGCAGCCACCCCGCCGCAGTGCGCGGCAAGAGCCGTCTGTATGTCGAAATTTACAGCGTCTCGGCCGACGAGCTGCGACGACTGGATGCGCTGGAAGACTACAACCCTAACCGCCCTGCCCGCTCTCTCTACCTCCGGGAAACCATCAGCTCGCCCAGTGGCGCCCCCTGCTGGATTTACCTCTACAACCGGCCGCTGCACCACCGTCCGATCATCGCCAGTGGCCGCTGGCAAGGCCCCACCACCCTCCGTTAA
- a CDS encoding DUF2149 domain-containing protein, giving the protein MTDPTRQSPWRQRRFADDDTDPLSSFANIMDVMLVFALGLLIVIIDRSPSLREHFQLDKPVELHEGKELAEPPASLKNAVNGDDSGMESLGQVYRDPKTGKLILIGQ; this is encoded by the coding sequence ATGACTGACCCCACTCGTCAGTCCCCCTGGCGACAGCGCCGTTTTGCCGACGACGATACCGACCCGCTGTCGAGCTTTGCCAATATTATGGATGTGATGCTGGTCTTCGCACTGGGTCTGCTGATTGTGATCATCGATCGAAGTCCGTCGCTGCGTGAACACTTCCAGCTCGACAAGCCTGTCGAGCTCCACGAAGGGAAGGAACTGGCAGAACCGCCGGCGTCACTGAAAAACGCAGTGAATGGCGACGACAGTGGCATGGAATCGCTGGGGCAGGTGTATCGTGACCCCAAGACCGGCAAACTGATACTGATCGGCCAGTAG
- the urtD gene encoding urea ABC transporter ATP-binding protein UrtD encodes MPEQNIDVSHQMILYVEGLTVSFDGFKALNDLNLYVNDGELRCLIGANGAGKTTLMDVITGKTPCDSGTAYFGQTINLLQHDEAEIAQLGIGRKFQKPTVFEALTVAENLELALKTHKGIWHSLRATLSSSQQDRIDEVLGTINLRAQRQRLAGALSHGQKQWLEIGMLLVAEPRLLLIDEPVAGMTASEADRTAELLTSLAGEHTVIVVEHDMEFVRKIARTVSVLHQGSLLAEGTMDEVQNNPDVIEVYLGKDAGAFGAEG; translated from the coding sequence ATGCCCGAGCAGAACATCGATGTCTCCCACCAGATGATTCTCTATGTGGAGGGGCTGACGGTTAGCTTCGACGGCTTCAAAGCCCTGAACGATCTCAACCTCTACGTTAACGACGGCGAGTTGCGCTGCCTGATTGGCGCCAACGGTGCCGGCAAGACCACGCTGATGGATGTGATCACCGGTAAAACCCCCTGCGACAGCGGCACCGCCTATTTCGGCCAGACCATCAATCTACTGCAACACGATGAAGCCGAGATCGCGCAACTGGGCATTGGCCGAAAATTTCAGAAGCCCACCGTCTTCGAGGCGCTGACCGTCGCCGAAAATCTGGAGCTGGCACTGAAAACCCACAAGGGGATCTGGCACAGCCTGCGGGCCACCCTGTCGAGCAGCCAGCAGGACCGCATCGACGAGGTACTGGGCACGATCAATTTGCGGGCGCAGCGCCAGCGGCTGGCCGGGGCCTTGTCTCACGGCCAGAAGCAGTGGCTGGAAATCGGCATGCTGCTGGTGGCCGAGCCGCGCCTGCTGCTGATTGACGAGCCAGTGGCCGGGATGACCGCCAGCGAGGCCGATCGCACCGCCGAACTACTCACCAGCCTCGCAGGGGAACACACGGTGATTGTGGTGGAGCACGATATGGAATTTGTCCGCAAGATTGCCCGCACGGTATCGGTTTTGCATCAGGGAAGCCTGTTGGCGGAGGGCACCATGGACGAAGTACAGAACAACCCCGACGTGATTGAGGTGTATCTCGGCAAGGATGCCGGCGCCTTCGGGGCGGAGGGCTGA